The segment ataatctggatgatgttaatgataatgttaattatagtattaataacaataacagtaatgataacaacaacaacaatagttataataatagcaaaattgataatgataataacagtaataatatgtgTTAGTTTGTGCATGAACATGTGTGTCACTTTTGGTCAAAAAGTGCATTTAAATCTAACTGCCATTTAATCAGccagcacccccctcccctcccccagggtTCATGTTCCGGTGCCCCAAGGGCTACCTCTTCGACACGGGGGTCCGCCGATGCCACAAAGAGGAGCTGGTGGGCATGTGCGACCGCGTGGCCGACGCCGCCGGGCAGAGCATCGTGGTCAAGCCCGTGGTGGAGCTCGACCCCGACAGCCTCGACGAGTTCTTCGAGGCCGACTTCTACTGGGACTTCATGACGTTCCTGCCCAACGAGACGCAGCGGATCGTGTCTCAGCCGTCCAGCTTTTCGCGCGGCGCTGCCCCGTCGCAGCTGATCAGACTCGGAGGGAACTGAGAAGGGCGCTGCACGAATGGAGGGGGGACGCAGGGTGAAGAAAGGGCATGGTTTATTTCGAGTAATATGTGTCTGTTTTCATGTGAGGATTACGCAAAAGAAACGcggcaatgtgttttttttttgcatttcggtTGGAACACGATTGAAACGGTCACGCCCTAATTTTCCCAGACGAAGTGAGCTCCTGGGATTGTTTCATGAATCGTGGTAGTGTTCGTAtgtatctctttgttttttgccttttttatacTACTTTTCTGACAGTATTTGAAACTACAAGACACTGTACTTGACTTCTGCATATTTTACCTGAcagtgatatttttttgttttgtgtgttaatACGAAAGAGAGGCATTTTAGGTATAATTTTTGTAAATGAACTATCCACACTGCTGATGCCGGCATTATTATGCTTTATATTActgtatttcttatatttataattgttattgttttccaaTTGGTAGTTCATAGCTgaataaaatgagataaaaaaataaattgtttgtgtgaaaaagacgaaaaacgaaggagaaagaaaacagcgagGTTTCTTGATGTCAAACAAGGCTCAGGCGAGAGAAAGCCATGATAGAAAACAATtgagaaataagaagataaaagaaagaggcaGATCAAGAGAAATAAGATTACTTATTAGTGGGTGACTTCCAAGGGTCGCGCTCCtttctagtacacacacacacacacacacacacatatatatatatatatatatacatacatacacatacatatatacacatttatttatatatatatatatatatacatatatatgaatttatatatgtatacataaatatatatatacacacatatatgtaaatacataactccctctctctctatacaccacacacacacacacacatatatatatatatatatatattaatacatatacatatacatatatatacatatacatatacatatatatatatatacatatacataaatatatgtatatatatgtgtgtgtgtatatatatgtatatatgtatacacacatatatagagggagagagagagagagagagagggagagagagagagatagagagagatagaaagagagatacagagagatagagagaaagagagagagtatagagacaCACGTAtagttgtatttatatgtatatacatatatatatatatatatatatatgtgtgtttgtgtgtgtgtgtgtgtatacaaacacagacacacacacacacacacacacacacacacacatatatatatatatatatatatatatatatatatttatatatatatgtatatatgtacatatatatatatatttatatatatatatatgtatatatgtacatatatatatatgtatatatgtgtgtgtatatatatatatatatatatatatagagagagagagagagagagagagaaagtgagagtagaGAAAATTATTTTGGATAAGGACGCACagtttaaatacatttatatatttctttatttcaaccAATATTTATCAACAATTCAAATAACAATTGTAAAGCAACAATGGCatacataaatagaataaatagaataaataatgtACACAGAAATTAAAAAGCAGCGTGAATATTTTGCTTGCTGGTTTGGCACATGACTGAAATTCTCACAAAAATATCAGTGGCTATAGTTGTTGCCATTCTCAATCGGTCTTTTCCCTTGAAAATTAGCATCAGACCGCTTCAACAACCTTAGCTACACAATAACGTGAGAGTAATGCCTAAGTCTAATACATGATTCAGCGCATCCCCAGCCTTTTGAATGCCCGACAATGTTATTTGTCACTTTGAGGGAGCATGAAGATAACGCTGAAACATGTATTAAGTGATAATACGAACTACCGAGGGAATAAACTACACAGCTTCAAATTTCTCAGCTGTCTGCGAGCAGGTGGCAACAGCAGCGTTTGGTGTGCTGGTGGTGTTTCTCTGAGGCTCATAAATAACTGTATATTCACCATCCCTTGAATGCTATATTTGACAGAGCTGCATGTCAGTCCTTTAATTTGCTGGGTTTACTTCTTTGGCTGTTTGTAAAAAGCATTATTTGGAAGTAAAATCCATGGTAATTTGTACATATTGCACTACGTAAGACTTTACAAATACAGTAGATCCTACACCTAAGCAGGGGCGGTGTGAGTCCCAGTGAACAATACATCTTTTTTTAGGGCAACATATCATAGAGATATTCACGGACAGAATATTTTGTGTTGGCAAAGAACCAAGACCGGATGGCAATCAGTCTTAAGATATTTCTCCTTGTCAGAGAAACATAGTAATTAATGCCTCAGACTGATCGCGTGTGTATCAACTCCACCTTGGCAAAGAAGACTCGAATTACTTCTTGTTATTAAAGAACCAGAAGAGGTCTGCAGGATAGACTGGCGTAGCAGATTCTAGTCGAAGATGAGCGTCTTGAATGATTCTTCGGCACGCAGGGAGGTCCTCTTCAGGCCAGCACCGCTGACGTTCCTCGGAGTAGCCATATCCATTAGGGCATTTGTACAGTAGGcctagaaagatggaaagaaaaataaacgtgtGTTTATGGTGGATGGAATTACGTGCCGGCAGACTGCTACATATTACAGTACGTGTGCAACTAGTGTTcttgaaggaaataaaaataacacgtaAAAATACCTTTCAGACTTCCATCTTCAAGCTCAACACACTTGTAGAACCTGACACAGTCACCTTCGAAGGGATAATAGCCTGGTGCTGGGCATGCGTATTTGCTTGATTCATCAACCTGAAAGAAATTGATATAAAAAACCAACATTCTAGAATATTCTTGTAAATGTAACAATGTcacaacacaaatatacaaaataacatatatacacactacaaaaATTTCTGCGAATGTCTAACCTGCCAGtttttctgtgttgttgtttCGACAGACTGAGGAGTCGTTACTTCGGGAACCGGCTTCGTAGGTTGAGGAGTAGGGTACGGTGCTAACTGGGTATCACAAGGCTTGGTGTCATCTGAAAACAGATTTGGAGATTACTTTACATTTACCCATTAACATAACAATAAAACGAATATTTCAATATGATATAGAACCATAAAATGGCATTCAATGTAGTCAGGATCTAAAACTAAAAGTACAAAAGACTttacataaaataaacacaaagccCACCTGGATAAGAGCACTGTTGAGTTTCTTCATCAAAGATCAGTGCCGCAGGACAGGTGAAGATGGGGAAATTCCAGTTAAGACCATCCCATATGCAGTAGTAGTAACTGTTGCAGAAGAGTGGGTGGCGACGGTACTTGTTGTCATGGTAACACatcagggtgaagggagggggtcgCGCAACACCTACACCCCCGCCGATACTTCCAGAACTACCGGGAGTACCAGGGGTTCCGGGAGTGCCAGGGATTGCAGGAGTACCAGGtgttccaggagtaccaggggTTCCTGGAGTACCTGGGGTTCCGGGAgtaccaggggttccaggagtGCCTGGGATTGCTGGAGTACCAGGTGTTCCGGGAGTACCAGGGGTTCCGGGAGTGCCTGGGATTGCTGGAGTACCAGGTGTTCCGGGAgtaccaggggttccaggagtGCCTGGGATTGTTGGAGTACCAGGTGTTCCGGGAgtaccaggggttccaggagtGCCTGGGATTGCTGGAGTACCAGGTGTTCCGGGAgtaccaggggttccaggagtGCCTGGGATTGCTGGAGTACCAGGTGTTCCGGGAgtaccaggggttccaggagtGCCTGGGATTGCGGGAATACCAGGTGTTCCGGGAGTACCAGGGGTTCCAGAAGTACCAGGAGTACCAGGGGTCCCACCACTAGGTTCAGTTCCTGGTACATTTGTTCCAGGAGTACCAGGAGTGCCTGGGACTGCAGgggttccaggagtaccagggactGCAGGGGTTCCAGGGGTACCAGGGATTGCAGGGGTTCCAGGAGTGCCAGGGACTGCGGGGATTCCAGGGGTGCCAGGAGTACCAGGGGTACCGGgagtaccagggactgcgggggttccaggagtaccagggactgcagggattccaggggtaccagggATTGCAGGGGTTCCAGGGGTTCCGGgagtaccagggactgcggggattccaggagtaccaggggtaccaggggttccaggagtaccagggactgcagggattccaggggtaccaggagtaccagggactgcagggattccaggagtaccaggggttccgggagtaccagggactgcgggAATTCCAGGAGTACCAGGGGTACCAGGAGTACCAGGGGTTCCGGGAGTACCAGGGACTGCAGGGATTTCAGGGGTACCAGGGATTGCAGgggttccaggagtaccagggaTACCGGGAGTACCAGGAGTACCTGGGACTACAGGGGCTCCAGGAGTACCACCACTACCTTCCGTTCCTGGGACATTTGTACCACTAGGTGTTCCAGGGGTGCCGGGAGTACCAGGTGTTCCCGGAGTGCCTGGAACGGAGgggattccaggggtaccagggACTGCGGGGGTTCCAGGGGTACCCGGGGTGCCAGgagtaccagggactgcgggGATTCCAGGAGTACCAGGGATTGCAGGGGTTCCAGGAGTACCACCACTACCTTCCGTTCCTGGGACATTTGTACCACTAGAGATAACAGCACCAGGAgtaccaggggttccaggagtaccagggactgcggggattccaggggtaccagAGGTTCCAGGAGTGCCTGGAACTGCGGGGATTTCGGGGgtaccaggggttccaggagtGCCTGGAACTGCGGGGATGCCGGGGGTACCAGGGGTACCAGGGGTTCCAGGTGTGCCTGGGACTGCGgggattccaggggtaccagggGTGCCAGGAGTACCAGGGACAGCGGGGATTTCAGGGGTACCAGGGGTGCCTGgagtaccagggactgcggggattccaggggtaccaggggttccagtagtaccagggactgcggggactccaggggtaccaggggtgcctggagtaccagggactgcggggattccagggataccaggggttccaggagtaccagggactgcggggattccaggggtaccaggggtgccaggagtaccagggactgcgggGATTCCAGGGGTTCCAGGAGTGCCTGTACCACTAGGGACAACAGCGCCAGGAGTACCAGGtgttccaggagtaccagggactgcggggattccaggggtaccaggggtgccaggagtaccagggactgcggggattccaggggtaccaggggtaccaggggttccaggagtaccagggactgcggggattccaggagtaccaggggttccaggagtGCCTGTACCACTAGGGATAACAGCACCGGGAGTACCAGATGTTCCAGGAGTACCAGGAATTGCAGgggttccaggagtaccaggAGTACCTGGGACTACAGGTGTTCCTGGAGTACCAGAGGTACCGGGAATACCAGGGGTCCCACCACTAGCTTCTGTTCCTGGGACATTTGTACCACTAGGGATAACAGCACCGGgagtaccagggactgcggggattccaggggtaccaggggttccaggagtaccagggactgcggggattccaggggtaccaggggttccaggagtaccagggactgcggggattccaggggtaccaggggttccaggagtGCCTGTACCACTAGGGATAACAGCGCCAGGAGTACCAGGtgttccaggagtaccaggggTTCCAGAAGTACCAGGGACCGCGGAGATTCCAGGGGTACCAGTGgtaccaggggttccaggagtGCCTGTACCACTAGGGATAACAGCACCGGGAGTACCAGGGACCGCGgggattccaggggtaccaggagtaccagggactgcggggattccaggggtaccaggggtaccaggggttccaggagtaccaggggttccaggagtaccagggactgcagggattccaggggtaccaggggtaccaggggttccaggagtaccaggggttccaggagtaccagggactgcgggGATTCCAGGGGTTCCAGGAGTGCCTGTACCACTAGGGACAACAGCGCCAGGAGTACCAGGGACCGCGgggattccaggggtaccaggggttccaggagtaccaggTGTTCCAGGAGTACCAGGAACTACGgggattccaggggtaccaggggttccaggagtgcctgggactgcggggattccaggggtaccaggggttccaggagtaccagggaccgcggggattccaggggtaccaggggtgccaggagtaccagggaccgcggggattccaggggtaccaggggtgccaggagtaccagggactgcggggattccaggggtaccaggagttccaggagtaccagggactgcagggattccaggggtaccaggggttccaggagtGCCTGGAACTGCGGGGATTTCAGGGGTACCAGGGACTGCGgggattccaggggtaccaggggttccaggagtaccaggggttccaggagtaccagggaccgcggggattccaggggtaccagggTTACCAGGGGTTCCGGGAGTGCCTGTACCACTAGGGATAACAGCGCCAGGAATACCAGCtgttccaggagtaccaggggttccaggagtaccagggaccgcggggattccaggggtaccaggggtgccaggagtaccagggaccgcggggattccaggggtaccaggggtgccaggagtaccagggactgcggggattccaggggtaccaggagttccaggagtaccagggactgcagggattccaggggtaccagggcttccaggagtaccagggactgcagggattccaggggtaccaggggttccaggagtGCCTGGAACTGCGGGGATTTCAGGGGTACCAGGGACTGCGgggattccaggggtaccaggggttccaggagtaccaggggttccaggagtaccagggaccgcggggattccaggggtaccagggTTACCAGGGGTTCCGGGAGTGCCTGTACCACTAGGGATAACAGCGCCAGGAATACCAGCtgttccaggagtaccaggggttccaggagtaccagggaccgcggggattccaggggtaccaggagtaccaggggttccaggagtaccagggactgcggggattccagttgtaccaggggttccaggagtaccagggactgcgggGATTCCAGGGGTTCCAGAAGTACCAGGGACTGCAgggattccaggggtaccaggggttccaggagtACCAGCAGTTCCAGGAGTACCAGGAGTACCTGGGACTACAGGTGTTCCAGGAGTACCAGAGGTACCGGGAATACCAGGGGTCCCACCACTAGCTTCTGTTCCTGGGACATTTGTACCACTAGGGATAACAGCACCGGgagtaccagggactgcggggattccaggggtaccaggggttccaggagtacctgggactgcggggattccaggggtaccaggggttccaggagtaccagggactgcagggattccaggggtaccaggggttccaggagtaccaggagttccagggactgcggggattccaggggtaccaggggttccagtagtaccagggactgcggggattccaggggtaccaggggttccaggagtaccagggactgcagggattccaggggtaccaggggttccaggagtaccaggagttccagggactgcggggattccaggggtaccaggggttccaggagtaccagggactgcgggGATTCCTGGGGTACCAGGGGTGCCTGgagtaccagggactgcggggattccaggggtaccaggggttccaggagtaccagggactgcagggattccaggggtaccaggggttccaggagtaccaggagttccagggactgcggggattccaggggtaccaggggttccaggagtaccagggactgcggggattcctggggtaccaggggttccaggagtgcctgggactgcggggattccaggggtaccaggggttccaggagtACCTGGGACTGCGGGGATTCCTGGGgtaccaggggttccaggagtACCTGGGACTGAGgggattccaggggtaccaggggtgcctggagtaccagggactgcggggattccaggggtaccagggactgcggggattccaggggtaccaggggttccaggagtaccagggactgcagggattccaggagtaccagggactgcagggattccaggggtaccaggggttccaggagtaccagggactGCAGGGATTCCAGGAGTACCAGGAGTTCCAGGAGTACCAGGAACTGCAGGGATTCCAGGAGTACCAGGAGTACCAGGAACTGCAGGGATTCCAGGAGTACCAGGGGTGCCTGGAGTACCAGGGACTGCAGGGATTCCAGGAGTACCAGGGGTGCCTGGAGTACCAGGGACTGCAgggattccaggggtaccaggggttccaggagtaccagggactgcagggattccaggggtaccaggAGTTCCAGGAGTACCAGGAACTGCAGGGATTCCAGGAGTACCAGGGGTGCCTGGAGTACCAGGAACTGCAGGGATTCCAGGAGTACCAGGGGTGCCTGGAGTACCAGGGACTGCAgggattccaggggtaccaggggttccaggagtaccagggactgcagggattccaggggtaccaggAGTTCCAGGAGTACCAGGAACTGCAGGGATTCCAGGAGTACCAGGGGTGCCTGGAGTACCAGGGACTGCAGGGATACCAGGAGTTCCTGGGATTGCAGGGgatcctccaactcctccagttcctccaactcctcctccagttcctccaactcctccaactcctccagttcctccaactcctccagttcctccaactcctccagttcctccaactcctccaactcctccaactcctccaactcctccagttcctccaactcctccagttcctccaactcctccagttcctccaactcctcctccagttcctccaactcctccaactcctccagttcctccaactcctccagttcctccaactcctccagttcctccagttcctactcctccagttcctccaactcctccagttcctactcctccagttcctccaactcctccagttcctccaactcctccagttcctccaactcctccaactcctccaactcctccaactcctccagttcctccaactcctccagttcctccaactcctccagttcctccaactcctcctccagttcctccaactcctccaactcctccagttcctccaactcctccagttcctccaactcctccagttcctccagttcctactcctccagttcctccaactcctccagttcctccaactcctccagttcctactcctccagttcctccaactcctccagttcctccaactcctccagttcctccaactcctccaactcctccagttcctccaactcctccagttcctccaactcctccagttcctccaactcctccagttcctccaactcctcctccagttcctccaactcctccagttcctccaactcctccagttcctccaactcctccagttcctccaactcctccagttcctccagttcctactcctccagttcctccaactcctccagttcctccaattcctccaactcctccagttcctccaactcctccagttcctccaactcctccaactcctccagttcctccaactcctccagttcctccaactcctccaactcctccagttcctccaactcctccaactcctccagttcctccaactcctccagttcctccaactcctcctccagttcctccaactcctcctgttcctccagttcctactcctccagttcctccaactcctcctgttcctccaactcctccaactcctccagttcctccaactcctccagttcctccaactcctccaactcctccagttcctccaactcctccaactcctccagttcctccaactcctccagttcctccaactcctccaactcctccagttcctccaactcctccaactcctccagttcctccaactcctccagttcctccaactcctcctccagttcctccaactcctccaactcctccagttcctccaactcctccagttcctcctactcctcctgcgtCCACACCAGGAGGTTCAGGCAATGGCAGGTTTCCAGCAGCGCCGGAGCATTCGGGAGGGTTCTTCACCGCCGCAGGGTGGTTGCAGATATCGAGGTCGTCGTCGAAAACCGTGCCATAAGGACAGTTGAAACGGAAGGCAGAGAACCGTGTCCCGGTACCTGTCCAGTCCACACACCGGTAGAAATCCGTGCAAGAACCGGGTTGGGGAAAGAAGCCCTCTGCTGTGCACTGTGGGGGCAGCGAGCGGGAGAGAGGCTGACCCTCCGCTGTTCTGATGGAGTTGATGGAGCCGACGCCAGATGACGCTCTCCATCTCCTCGTCATTTTCGATCTGCGTGACGAGGGCTTCAGCGCCGGTCCGACCACACTCCGTGCTGCGAGGGACGGTCATGGTGAGCAATACTTATACAGTGAGTGAGTGGTAGTGTTAGCAGAATTATATTTTTGAacgtataatatttatgattttaattgatttattgattgagagagagggggagggagagagggaggaagggagggagggagggagggagagagagagagagagagagagagagagagagagagagagagagagagagagagagagagagagagagagagagagagagagagagagagagagagagagagagagagagagagagagagagagagagagagagagagagagagtgagagagagaaagacaaagacatagagaacGAAACAGGGAAAAGGATAGAAGCTCTGACGAACGTAAAGAAAGATTAGtttgaagagataaagaaatatgaagaattgCTATTCCGTGACAACAATAAAACATCTTTCGAAATGTGTCCAGTTTCACATCACTTCATGATAGACCAATTTGATAGTAACACCATATTTGTTATAATACTAATGCTATCTTAATACTGATACATTCTTAATAATACATTCATCATGATAAATGGTAAATCTTCCACATGTCTTGAAATATCTCAACAAATTATCTTCAAACATATCCT is part of the Penaeus chinensis breed Huanghai No. 1 chromosome 35, ASM1920278v2, whole genome shotgun sequence genome and harbors:
- the LOC125044130 gene encoding collagen alpha-5(IV) chain-like yields the protein MKNVRNRGRSEFQSRLKGGNGEAKPPTFAWAKMSRLKALVLLGLVTAVYARSVVGPALKPSSRRSKMTRRWRASSGVGSINSIRTAEGQPLSRSLPPQCTAEGFFPQPGSCTDFYRCVDWTGTGTRFSAFRFNCPYGTVFDDDLDICNHPAAVKNPPECSGAAGNLPLPEPPGVDAGGVGGTGGVGGTGGVGGTGGVGGVGGTGGGVGGTGGVGGSPAIPGTPGIPAVPGTPGTPGTPGIPAVPGTPGTPGTPGIPAVPGTPGTPGTPGIPAVPGTPGTPGTPGIPAVPGTPGTPGTPGIPAVPGTPGTPGTPGIPAVPGTPGTPGTPGIPAVPGTPGTPGTPGIPAVPGTPGTPGTPGIPAVPGTPGTPGIPAVPGTPGTPGTPGIPAVPGTPGTPGTPGIPAVPGTPGIPAVPGTPGTPGTPGIPAVPGTPGIPAVPGTPGTPGTPGIPSVPGTPGTPGTPGIPAVPGTPGTPGTPGIPAVPGTPGTPGTPGIPAVPGTPGTPGTPGIPAVPGTPGTPGTPGTPGIPAVPGTPGTPGTPGIPAVPGTPGTPGTPGIPAVPGTPGTPGTPGIPAVPGTPGTPGTPGTPGIPAVPGPAVPGTPGTPGTPGIPAVPGTPGTPGTPGIPAVPGTPGAVIPSGTNVPGTEASGGTPGIPGTSGTPGTPVVPGTPGTPGTAGTPGTPGTPGIPAVPGTSGTPGIPAVPGTPGTPGTTGIPAVPGTPGTPGTPGTPGIPAVPGTPGTPGTPGTAGIPGAVIPSGTGTPGTPGNPGTPGIPAVPGTPGTPGTPGTPGTPGIPAVPGTPEIPAVPGTPGTPGTPGIPAVPGTPGSPGTPGIPAVPGTPGTPGTPGIPAVPGTPGTPGTPGIPAVPGTPGTPGTPGIPAVPGTPGTPGTPGTAGIPGAVIPSGTGTPGTPGNPGTPGIPAVPGTPGTPGTPGTPGTPGIPAVPGTPEIPAVPGTPGTPGTPGIPAVPGTPGTPGTPGIPAVPGTPGTPGTPGIPAVPGTPGTPGTPGIPAVPGTPGTPGTPGIPAVPGTPGTPGTPGIPVVPGTPGTPGTPGTPGTPGIPAVPGTPGAVVPSGTGTPGTPGIPAVPGTPGTPGTPGTPGTPGTPGIPAVPGTPGTPGTPGTPGTPGTPGIPAVPGTPGTPGIPAVPGTPGAVIPSGTGTPGTPGTTGTPGISAVPGTSGTPGTPGTPGTPGAVIPSGTGTPGTPGTPGIPAVPGTPGTPGTPGIPAVPGTPGTPGTPGIPAVPGTPGAVIPSGTNVPGTEASGGTPGIPGTSGTPGTPVVPGTPGTPGTPAIPGTPGTSGTPGAVIPSGTGTPGTPGTPGIPAVPGTPGTPGTPGTPGIPAVPGTPGTPGTPGIGTGTPGTPGIPAVPAGIPGIPAVPGTPGTPGTPGVPAVPGTTGTPGTPGIPAVPGTPGTPGTPEIPAVPGTPGTPGTPGIPAVPGTPGTPGTPGTPGIPAVPGTPGTPGTPEIPAVPGTPGTSGTPGIPAVPGTPGTPGTPGAVISSGTNVPGTEGSGGTPGTPAIPGTPGIPAVPGTPGTPGTPGTPAVPGTPGIPSVPGTPGTPGTPGTPGTPSGTNVPGTEGSGGTPGAPVVPGTPGTPGIPGTPGTPAIPGTPEIPAVPGTPGTPGTPGTPGTPGIPAVPGTPGTPGTPGIPAVPGTPGTPGIPAVPGTPGTPGTPGTPGIPAVPGTPGTPGTPAIPGTPGIPAVPGTPGTPAVPGTPGTPGTPGTPGIPAVPGTPGTPAIPGTPGTPAVPGTPGTPAVPGTPGTPGTNVPGTEPSGGTPGTPGTSGTPGTPGTPGIPAIPGTPGTPGTPGTPGTPAIPGTPGTPGTPGTPGTPAIPGTPGTPGTPGTPGTPTIPGTPGTPGTPGTPGTPAIPGTPGTPGTPGTPGTPAIPGTPGTPGTPGTPGTPGTPGTPGTPGTPAIPGTPGTPGTPGSSGSIGGGVGVARPPPFTLMCYHDNKYRRHPLFCNSYYYCIWDGLNWNFPIFTCPAALIFDEETQQCSYPDDTKPCDTQLAPYPTPQPTKPVPEVTTPQSVETTTQKNWQVDESSKYACPAPGYYPFEGDCVRFYKCVELEDGSLKGLLYKCPNGYGYSEERQRCWPEEDLPACRRIIQDAHLRLESATPVYPADLFWFFNNKK